The following nucleotide sequence is from Aedes aegypti strain LVP_AGWG chromosome 3, AaegL5.0 Primary Assembly, whole genome shotgun sequence.
TTTATATATTCCGTCtttttaccctttaatgggtgaaaaaattCTTGCAATTTTGTATATTAGATTTACGAAACAGCGTTTGTTGTTATTTAGTTTGTTAATATTATAACAGTAATAAGCATTTAAAAATGCGGATTCATAGAAGGTAGGTTTCTTTTCTTTTCGCTTCATCTATATAAACAAACcataaaatattttatagaatGACTTTGCTGCTCAATACATCCCGTTGCATGTCCCACTGTATAAAACTACTAGGAGCAGCTGCCCCATTAAGCTTGTTGACGAATGGATTATTCTCTTGGATCAAAATTGTTATTGTAAATCttttattgaataaatttttCTTGTATTTATAGGTCTTAGAGCTGATGATTTTGTATTCGAAAATGaatattaaaattaattaaaatttaaaattcgaaaaaaagagtaaattttactctgtttcgcaaaaacgatattttagataatgggtaaaattcactcgttgatttgacgtacaagccgtctactctttaatgagtaaaggccctttactctttttatgagttaaactagtttctctcaaagagggtacttttttaccctttaaagagtaCTTTGGTCTTACAGTGCAGAGAGAAAATagggaacgaaaaatcaacaggcacacatcgagatacggagataTTGATATGTAGAGCGAGAAATTGTACGAAAAATGAAGGGAtctaagaaatcatcgacataacgAGAGagatcgagatatagaacatcgagatgtggagagtcgactgtagaaaTTACGCTAAAAGCTTCCTAGTAATATGTTTAGTAGATTTCTTGCGATCCTCAAGCATTTTTTGCCATTTTGCACGGCGAATCAACTCCAAAATACATGGAATATTTCACAACTAGCTTTTTACTTGTAAGATTTTTATGGATATATATCTTATGGCGAGGTTCATTTCTGATTCCGATTGAACCCTTTGCTTGATTCTAGAAGATGTTATTAAGATATTCGACTGGAGATTCTTgaacttatatttttttttgacaaaagcGATAGAGGTAGTACTGGGGCTTcaaatctgccctaagctcctgccctgcatttgcttttataggcCTCTATAACaatcatcacacagacgttcctaagcaatgttgctcaaatggtcactgtgtatccggttgcttaagccactctaggtcatactagggcggccgtcggtagttggtagatagtggtcagagtctaTGTTAGGGCCACAATAGGTCctaacgtcgataatgtcggagaagtgccgtccgtcaatcagaacgtgatcgatttgtgattctgtctgctgtggtgatctccagatgtatcggtatggaaggctgtgctggaagtaggtgctacggatggccatattcttggaggcggcgaaatcaattagtcgtaagccgttttcgttcgtcagccggtgggcgctgaactttccaatagtcggtctgaactcctcctcctggccaacctgagcgtttagatattataattttgacgtcgtggctagGGCAGCTGTCATACTTCGCGTTCGAGCtacgcgtaaaaagcgtctttatcatcagtTAGGAGTGAGGGCTGTGAACGTttgttatgctgaagttgaagaaccggcctttgaaatgttaaataattcaatcgctattatttaacattttttttcaatcatccacctcgagatggctgcctgAAAACGgccatagtggagagacaaaaacattcaagcagtgtgtgaaccgttggcagcgcaacgcctgatgttattgatgctgctgctgctttgtgttttggttgactggcagaatcgatgaactgtgatgaatagtggtcacagttcccaagcctggtacatacacaccaaattttaagtttattggagttaaattgcgaaagttattcaaaaaaaatcgtacatatccttttCTGACCCATTTttacccccaacgacggtagctTACGGTAATGTCCAGCATTTTTAGAAATCATACTGTTTTCGTAGATCTAAGATTACTCAGAATGTTCGaagaattaattattttttacgaAAATGTTACGTGGATGCATTTTTGTTGTGTCTTTAGCGTTAAATGATGTACATAAGAAGTTTTTTCAAGGTGATTCTTTCTAATTGATGTTAACGATATTAGGAATTTCAATAAATCACTTTTTTCCATACGATAATACATACCAAAGAGAATATACTATACAAATTATTCTTGAACTTCAGCTGTGTCCTGCAAAAACATATTAAAATATCAGGTCATTAAGCAGTTTGCTATTTAGCGAATGCTGTCACACAAACCTTTACTTCCTCAGTCACGGGTTTAGTCTCGGCCTCCTGCTTCGCCTCACTCTCAACCGCCTCGGCTTCGGTTTCCGCTTCCTTGTCTGGTTCCCGCTCGAACAGCAATACAAGTTCCACATGGGGTGTATGCGGAAACAAATCCACGGGAATAGCCTTCTTCAAGACGAATGGAGTTCCTCGCATCGCTTTTGAGCAGGGACGCATCAAGTCAACCCAATTCTTAACGGCACTGTTCGGCGAACAGGACACGTAAATCAACCGGTTCAAGCCCCGAGCATTGCGCAACTGAGTGATCGATCGCACGTCTGTAAAGATATCGTTGAATTATCCTATCTGAAGACACGGTTTGTCTGAAACCATACTTTACTAAAGTCTCTTTGAAGTcctttgattgaaaatacactttttatagacttgcattaaaatacatGCCAAATATATCTTCAAATCACTATAAATTTCATTATCCtccatgaaatattttcaaattcacggagaggATGCTTGGAAACCCCATGTTTTAAATGCTGGGTGCAAACGGAAAGCGAGTCATTTGgcatggccgtttggcataaccaAGATTAGTTCGACAAATGACCGTCATGCCGAATGTCCTTTTCTCAGACCCGTGAAGAAGtgatgtttttccgttaataacggtttgagACACATTGTGAAGACTATTaatctgcccataaaggcataactgtcccatatggaataagtaggcattgagaaaatagcgctcaaagtttgaagtttgcattctcatacaaatgtttaaaaTGTTCTAGTAAATTTTTTAAAGCCATATTCATTTAGCTCAACCCCATAGAATACTCTTTTTGCTAATATTAATCGGTAAAAAATATTAAGTCTAACATAATTCcagttttgcagttgctattggggttcaaagttcatatagagactgttatgcctttattttttaatatgggactgcactaacttcatatttttccacaacattttcaaacaaagtgtaaaCATTTTCACATGCGTAATGAAGTGTGTGTTAAAACATtaatgttgcgatgaaaaaaggtgttggttcgtaAATCAATAtgagacagttatgcttttatgggcagtaataTCTATCCAACTTACGCAATCCTGCCCGCGGAGGATCCACAATCGCGACCAAATTCTCCCCTGCCTGGATGTTGGCATTTCGAATCAGCGACGTTATCAAGTCATCGGCGTTTCCAGCGTACAACTTGCAGTTGTCGATCTTATTCAATTCGGCATTGTACTTCGCGTCTTCAATGGCCTGTGGAATGAGTTCAACGCCCAGCACCTGCTTACAATGTTTGGCAAAGCACAGACCAATCGTTCCCGTTCCACAACAGATGTCCAAGACGCTCGTTTGCTGGGTAGCATCGGCCAAATCAATTGCACACTGATAAAGCACCTCGGCACTGGGAGTATTGATTTGGAAGAATGCAAGAGGACTGATGCGGAACTTTAAACCGTGGATAACGTCCACAATATGGGTCTCGCCGTGAAGATGTTCAACTGGGTTAACTGTCTGTCCAGATTCCCGTTTTCCTATCTTTTCCAGATAGATGGAACTGATTCCGATTTCTTTACCTTTGTCCGAGGTGAAATGTTCCACAATGGAGTCCTTGAATTGAGCAAGTTCTTCCTCAGTCAGCGATTGAGGATGAATTCCAATGACTACCATAACGTCTCCCGTACTGCTAGAAGTCCGAACGGTCAGTTGTCTGAAATGTCCCTGATACGTTTCCGGACTATAGATATCCAACTTGGAGTTACGAACAAACTCTTCATAGAACTTCACCGTATCCTTCATCTTGTCGGAAACGTTCTTCAAGTTCTGGGGCGATTCCACATCCAAAAACCCGTTCGAGTAGCTCCCAACTCTGAACCCTACGCGAATCTCTCCCTGATCATCCTTTCCGATAGAAAATTCGCACTTATTGCGATAGCCATCGGTCTGCGGTGATTTCCGAATCCTTTCCAGCTTACACGGTAATCCATCGTGCAGCTTTCTTTGCTCCTCGACGTAAGGCCTCAGAGCGGGACACGTTTTCCAGATTTCCTTGCCGAGCTTAATCAGCACATTCCGCATTTCCGATTGCTTCTGAACCAGTTGATCTTCATAGCTCAGGTAGGCCAAGGCCGTAACGGATTCTTCCAAAGTCTTGCGTTTCTTCACGGTGACGACTCCATCCGTTCCCGCGGCTTCGTTCCGTCGTTTGACCAAAGGATCCGGCGCTGGTTTCGCTTCAAAGGCCTGAAGTTTCTTGTTCTTCCAGATGTATCCGTTCAGGGTTTTTATGGCTGCCTGGCGACTATCTTCATCCCGGAAACAAACGAATAAGAATGGACATCCCGGTCGCATTATTTTGATCTTGTTTGTAGACAGCGATAGTTCCGAGTTCAAAAGTTTTTTAAGTTCCTGGAAAATGTATATGTATTTCTAAGGACCCTACTTCATGACCACCACACGCATACCTGGAACCACGAAATTTTAGGTTCATTATATCGTGGTTTCAGGTATGCGTGCACCACTATTCTACTCACGGCAATTCCATAATATTTAGGCAGATTCCGGACCTCAATCTTGAACTTTTCCGACGTAAAGCCGGTCGAATCCAGATAGGCATACTCGTCTTCTTTAGCGGGCTTCACCGGAGTCTGTTCTTTCGGTGAATCGTCCTCTGCCACTGCTTCTACTGCCACGTCTGGTTCTGCACTCACTTCTTCAGGCTTGGTTGTCGGTACCGAATCACTGGCAATAGGTTCAACTTCCATATTTCAAAtagatttttggaaaataaagtTCACTGATTTTAGAATATGATCACTACCGGCTTGCACGAGAAGGACGATAACGACGCACGTGTGTTTGGTAAACAAAACCAGATTTGACAGCCAGAAGGAACGATACGGAAAATGAAATTAAACCCGGTAATGAAAATTAATCATTTCTCGCGCATCAATTCCAAAAGGCCAATCCCCAGATTGTAAGAATATAGAAAATTCGATGTGACTATTAATTATCACATtttcaattggcttgtttagggctATCCAGTATTTCACACcttctgattctacgttaaaaagTGAACTAGAATCCAAATTTTCAGATTTGTCCATgtcctggaactatttttaaaacgcgTTTGATACCTATTAGTATGAGAATCACTTGTGAATAACcgctcggcaaattttacttcgggtcGAGCTGTCAATCTGTGGACTGAAATGTCATTGAGACTTCAGATTGACATCTTCtttaatcatttataatatcaaaaCAAAGATATTGAAGGGCAAtaaatttgtgttatatttaGTAAAGTATGTTCTTCCGATCAAACTACTAAAAACTGCAAATGTTTCATCGCTAAACAAGggcttgttcatatatttcataacgctaaaattggccattttggacacccacccacctcctCATGACGCTTTTTTGTATTGATActctacagtttttgtatgatccgtaacaacttttggacacccacccaccctctaaagcgttatgaaatttgtgaatcagCCCCAACCTTGTTCCTATTTAACAGAATTCtaatcaatcaatgtgattacacagacgtaacagctagaacttatcaatttaaaacatagtcacgtgaacatttacgccGAATGCTAGgaatacttcatttggccaaccgtgGACTAGGTGGTGGttgtgagcaaacgtcaaatttgaataaaagtGATGCGAGTGCCATGAGTGGGccatcggccaactaccaaatattagaattgggcgATATTCTGCTGTACGATGAAAACAATTAgaatgttacgtctgtttgtgtgTGGTGATTACTTGCTTATTGAGCGACGATTTACTGTAATGACACGTGAATAATCcaatttattctgaaaactccaaaaatgttagaaaaattttgagtttaatggagcaggatccgtcatcaattaGGTTGTTTAAggctgattcgctgctgacaagtaatttctcggcctatcttgatgcatagGAAATTTCTGTAAGGAATCGTTGGCGATTAAAATGAAGCCACCTGAAGAACCAGTTGAGCAAGAGGATGTTCCAGCGAGCGCTCCAAAGTTGGTGACTCGGAAGACTCGTGCCAAGTTGCCGAAGCATTTCGGAGACTATGAGGTGGGTATTGCTACCCACGCGATGAAGGAACCGGTGAACTTTAACGAAGCAACGAAGTCTGAGCAAGCAAAATCCTGGCGAAGTGCGATGGACGAAGAGTACCAGTCGCACATGGTGAACGGCACTTGGGACCTAGTCGACTTGCCGCCCGGCAAGAAAGTAGTGGGTAGTCGCTGTGTTAATAAGGCGAAGCTGAATGAAGCGGGCGAAGTAGCGCGATTCAAGGCACGCATCGTAGCACAGGGCTATACGCAGAGATACGGTGTAAACTTTGATGAAGTCTTTGCCCCTGTCACTCGACACGCTACTCTACGGACACTTTTGGCGCTAGCCGGAAGAGATAAACTGCTTCTGCGGCACTTGGACGTAAAGACCGCCTATTTGTATGGCGACATCGATGAGGAGGTGTACATGCGTCAGCTACCCGGTTCACAGTGCGGGGCCAGGAGGAGAGAGTGTGCAGATGGCGTCGGAGCAGCTATGGGTTAAAGCAATCCGCTAGGTGCTAGAACCAGAAGTTGTTCGGAGTTTTGAAGAGTGTGGGGTTCATCACCAATTCAGCGGATCCGTGTTTGTTCACTATGGTAAAGAACGAAATCAGGATTTATCTCATCGTATACGTCGACGATCTTCTCGTCGCTTGCGAGAGTGAGGCTGAAATCAATCGTGTCTACGAGGCTTTGAGGAAGAACTTTCAGATAAGCTGGCTCGGAGGAGTGAAGCATTTCTTGGGTCTGGAACTACAGCGAGGCCCTGACGGAGTCTACAGCCTGGGTGTTAAGAGCTACATCGAGAAACTTGTTGTGAAAGCTGGACTGGGGAATGCGAAGGTAGCGAAAACGCCCATGGaccagggatttctcaagaacACAGCTACAAGCGAAGTCATGGAAGACAGTACGAAGTACCGGAGCATCGTCGGAGCACTGATGTACGTTGCAGTGTGTGCAAGACCCGACATAGCTGCAAGTGTGTCGATTTTAGGGAGAAAAATTGCTGCGCCAACTGAGAATGACTGGACGGCTGCTAAGAGAGTGATCCGTTACCTTAAGGGCACCGTCGACTGGAGATTGAAGCTAGGAGGCGTCGAGATCAACGAGCTAGTTGCGTACTCGGACGCTGATTGGGCAGGAGACCCACAGACGCGTAAGTCCATGACAGGATTTGCAACGTTCTTTGCTGGAGGTGTCGTATCATGGGTCAGTCGTCGTCAGGACTGCGTAAGCCTTTCGTCCATGGAGGCGGAGTTCATTGCGTTGGGAGAAACTTGCCAGGAAGTTCTGTGGATGAGACGCTTGTTGGAAGATTTGGGGGAGAGCCAGTTGACCGCGACTGTTGTCCACGAGGACAACCAAGGTTATCTAGCATTTGCACAATCGGAGAAGATCAACAAGAGGTCGAAACATGTGGAGACTAAGCGTTTTTTCGTCAAGGATTTGTGTGAGCGAGGAACCGTAAAGCTGAAATATTGTCAAACCGACGAAATGAGAGCTGACGTGCTGACGAAGCTACTTGGGACTGTGAAACACCATCGGTTCTCGAAGTTACTTGGACTTGGACCTCCGAGGGCTGAtcgttgaggaggagtgttagGAGTACAACGTGTCATCCCTCTACACCGGGCAGGGCATCTACCATACCAGAGCATAAACCACATTGTGTGGTATACCTTTCAGTATGTATACTTTGATTGTTGTTATTATCTAATAAAACGCCATTCGACAGTACCGCGTGCGTTCATATTTTGATCCGATTATTTTCCAAGAGTTtcccgtcgatttccttcctaCCGGTCGCGTAATCCACTGAATCCTGTTCCGCCAAACCCAcagtatttatgaagtaaagCTTATGGGAGAGGGAGGAGGTTGATTTATTTCCAACTTTTCTAGATGATTTCTACTTTATTAAACAATCGATTTATATTACAAATGATACAAATGAAATTGAACCGTAAAACTGCGATCAATTTGGAAGGCAAAGTCAATCGCGTTGTCAGCGGAACGACGCTGTTACTATGATAACAAAATGAAGTTTTCAACCTTAGGGCTAAGTTGATGTGAATCACGAAAAAGGCATTTGATGCCATTCAATGCACATTTGATGTGCATCAAACAAGTGATCAACCCCTTGGTCACTGTACTTCTTTCAGCcaagctacacagaaaaaagcaACCATCATTTTATGCGAAAAAAGGAAttcaaccaaaattgtaaggtataaaaccaataaaaaacaatacagtgttctgttacaatatattaaattgtttttgtattgtattttcaaacaagaataatgttgcttccacattcaattacaatacgctgtattgcaCATatatggtttattccattcactgaatggtacGTTTTTATCCAGGCAGCTGTCACTTTGATGAGAATATGCTTTGCTGAAAGATCAACcaatttgattttgctggaTCAATTGCTAaatttacagcacaaaaaagGTCAGCCAAAAATTGCGGCAAATAggaaaaactgttttaaaaactggcaacactgaaaGCTGTGTTTTGTTGGTGTATGTTTTCAGCAGCGGGGATAACAATTGGAACATCTCAGAAAGTGAAATTGTTGACAGCGCTGACCTGCAGTACCTAAACCATTATAGTATGTTTAATTTAGCTATTCcgtaataatatttttattgtataattctaacaaaatgtttcaaatacaaaatccaaaacaaaatttgatttcttttttcaaacatttctaatTTATGAATtgaatcatgaagtttgatccAGCTTAGGTAATTTACCGGAACCGAATCACTCTACCTCGATAAAGCGACTCCGCTATCCCGTGACGTTTTCGTGCGTCGTTCGTGGCCAATCGCAACAGCACACGAGCTCGAGGTTGAGAGTTTGCCACGTTCGACTTTTCCTGTCGCCGTCATCAACTCTCCACGAGCCGAACCCATCATCTATCAGTCAGTAGTGGTCTGAGCGTTGATGTAAGTAGTCGTGTTTTTCTCGCAGTGCGATTTTTCTGTCTGGAAATCTTGGTCTGGAACTTGGTGAAGTGTGTTCTTTTCCCGGATGTGAAATTGCTTCCTAGGCACAGTGTCCAAgacgaaaaatataaaagccaAGATCCGACTTCCGGCCGATTGCAGTCGACGGAAAAACGCGCACCGGTTACGACCTACCAGTGAAttagaaaatctttcttttCTCTCTCTTCCCCCCGGTTCCTACAATTCGGATTTCGGAACAGACCAAGGAAGGAACAAAGGCAACGGGTAGGCTAAGGAAACATATAGTCCGGATTACAATATGCGAGTTCTAAAGTCGTTAAGTTTGGTGCTTTTGGTCGCCGGATTGGCTCTGGTGGCCTCGGATGCCGAAGTGAAGGAAGAGGATGGCGTCCTGGTGCTGACCAAGGATAACTTCCAGTCGGTGGTCGAAGGCAACGAATTCGTCCTGGTTGAGTTCTGTGAGTACATCTTTTTCTCTTCTGTATTGACTATCGATTCGCTTCTCCATCTTGGAAATCGTGCGGCTGGAATCTATTCCGGGTCGGATTTTTCTTTTTCTGTGGTCTGGACTTTGAAGAGTTGCCACGATTCGGAACGAATAAGAAATGATGTGTGACTCGGCTTGGCCTGCTAGATCTAGGTGaaacatttattattcatcGGCCTGCTTTGAGTGAATGTGTTTCCCAGCCTACTATTCAACAAAGCTATCGATAGAGACATATCGATATAAGAACAGTTAAACGGTTTGAATGTAGAGAGAATCAAGTGGAAGTGAGTTATACTGAGGTATCAAGTGCAATGTGGTTTAATTTGGCGGTGCATAAAACGCCAACACATCACCCCGGTTTGCCAAATCACAATACGTTGGCCCATTTGTCTGTCTTATCTGGTATAATTAGGTTTCTTTGCTGTTCAGCACTCCTTAGTTTGTTCCAGACATGAAATTGTAGCTTATTTTGAATCACGATAATCTCGCTGTATACGTGGAAGTTTTTTTTGTCGTGCTTGCATTGCAGCATACCTATACACGTAGTCGCGTCGGTTCCTATGTGGATGGCCTGTGGGACCGTACAGTGACGGACAAATCTTTAGGatttgtgccattttttcttgTACCTTAATGATAACACATGTCGAGTGCATTTTCGAACCTACACACCAAATCTTTATTGCTGTAAACCAGCAAAGTTTTGCTGActttttttgtgctgtaaattcagcaaTCCATCCAGCAAAACCAATTTTTGCTGATCATCCAGCAAAAAGCATTCCAGTGAACGTGACAGCTATTATGCTGAACATCCAGCAAATTGCATTTCATTTTGTGCATGTCCAGTAGTTGCTTGTTTACAAATGTCTTAGCTTGCTTTTCGGatcctttttcgaaaaaaaaaaatagatgatGTTCAAGATATTTACAATGACAAGTTtgagaaatattaaaatataacttttttaaaattgttgGAGTTGGGATGAACAATCTTGCAGTTTATGCTCTGCTTTGAAGAAAGAGACAGAGCCATATTATCTTGTGCCATTTCGGTTCCGTCGGGGTCCTGGAATGCATCAAAAGTTTATGATGTTATAAATAAGAAGTTCTTCAATCTTTACTTACGAAATATAGCTTAGTGAGATTTCCATCCGCAACtctaaaaagttcaaaaactttTGGATTTTTCACTTATCAAAACCAGCAAGATTTGAGTACGAACTTTATTTGTTTGAAGATTATTGTATGACAGATTGAAATGTTTGCTGGTTTTCAGCAAAAAACATGATTGGTGATGTGAGTTTAGTATTCAATTTAACTGATTTACGGCAAATTTTCAAAGCTGTCAAACTATTTACTGAATTCCAGCAAAAAATCAAGTGTTGACAAGTATTCAGCAAGTTATATAGCTGAATTCcagcaaacattttcaaaaatgctgGATATCAGTAAAACAAGGTGTTGCTGAAATTGTTTCAGCAATGCATATTGCTGAAACCTGGAtggaaaatttggtg
It contains:
- the LOC5565421 gene encoding tRNA (uracil-5-)-methyltransferase homolog A, producing MEVEPIASDSVPTTKPEEVSAEPDVAVEAVAEDDSPKEQTPVKPAKEDEYAYLDSTGFTSEKFKIEVRNLPKYYGIAELKKLLNSELSLSTNKIKIMRPGCPFLFVCFRDEDSRQAAIKTLNGYIWKNKKLQAFEAKPAPDPLVKRRNEAAGTDGVVTVKKRKTLEESVTALAYLSYEDQLVQKQSEMRNVLIKLGKEIWKTCPALRPYVEEQRKLHDGLPCKLERIRKSPQTDGYRNKCEFSIGKDDQGEIRVGFRVGSYSNGFLDVESPQNLKNVSDKMKDTVKFYEEFVRNSKLDIYSPETYQGHFRQLTVRTSSSTGDVMVVIGIHPQSLTEEELAQFKDSIVEHFTSDKGKEIGISSIYLEKIGKRESGQTVNPVEHLHGETHIVDVIHGLKFRISPLAFFQINTPSAEVLYQCAIDLADATQQTSVLDICCGTGTIGLCFAKHCKQVLGVELIPQAIEDAKYNAELNKIDNCKLYAGNADDLITSLIRNANIQAGENLVAIVDPPRAGLHVRSITQLRNARGLNRLIYVSCSPNSAVKNWVDLMRPCSKAMRGTPFVLKKAIPVDLFPHTPHVELVLLFEREPDKEAETEAEAVESEAKQEAETKPVTEEVKDTAEVQE